From the genome of Geothrix sp. 21YS21S-4, one region includes:
- a CDS encoding S9 family peptidase, which yields MFPCSFRLAGLAALVSVAPALPAQTQPPVPPVAKQADYISFWHGEKVNDSWFWLRDKANPEVVGYLNAENAYTDSMTADLKPFSEALYQEMLGRIKQTDLSVPVRRRGYYYYARTEEGKQYPIQCRRKAGEGGAYNPGAAEEVLLDQNELAKGLKFLGLGDLVVSDDDRTLLFSTDTTGFRQYKLFTKDLATGRVSAPLAERVTSCTWAADSRHIFFVTEDDVTKRSDRLWRLDLQAGKPELVFQEKDELYRIGVGRTKDRKYLVVESQSTDTWETRYLLASQPKDAFRVLLPREKGHKYDLEHREGTFYIRTNRDAKNFRLVTAPAATPDPKHWKTFVAHRPDVLIEGIETFRDFVVVAEKSQALSRFRIQDAKTGGWRDVTFPESVYSAFPAGTPEYTSTTFRFTYQSMVTPSSVYDCDLATGKQTLLKQTEVLGGYDKSQYVTERLWAPARDGVKVPLSVVYRKGVKRDGSAPVYLYAYGSYGLGMSPTFNIPRLSLLDRGVVYVLAHIRGGNELGEGWHDDGMLMKKMNTFTDFIDSAEFLVKEKWTAKERLVIEGGSAGGLLMGAVTNLRPDLFKAVHSAVPFVDVMNTMMDASLPLTVGEYLEWGNPNEKAAFDYMRAYSPYDNLAKKAYPAILVTTSFNDSQVMYWEPAKYIAKLRSLKTDSNPLLLKIKMDPAGHGGASGRYDALKDRAFELAWMLAQVGISK from the coding sequence ATGTTCCCCTGTTCCTTCCGCCTCGCGGGCCTGGCGGCCCTTGTGAGCGTCGCCCCGGCTCTGCCCGCCCAGACCCAGCCCCCGGTTCCGCCCGTGGCCAAGCAGGCCGACTACATTTCCTTCTGGCACGGGGAAAAGGTGAACGATTCCTGGTTCTGGCTCCGGGACAAGGCGAACCCCGAAGTGGTGGGCTACCTCAACGCCGAGAACGCCTACACCGACTCGATGACGGCGGACCTCAAGCCGTTTTCGGAGGCGCTCTACCAGGAGATGCTCGGCCGCATCAAGCAGACGGACCTGAGCGTTCCCGTGCGCCGGCGGGGCTACTACTACTACGCCCGCACGGAAGAGGGGAAGCAGTACCCCATCCAATGCCGCCGCAAGGCCGGGGAAGGGGGAGCCTACAACCCCGGGGCCGCCGAGGAAGTGCTGCTGGACCAGAACGAACTGGCCAAGGGGCTGAAGTTCCTGGGGCTGGGTGATCTGGTCGTCAGCGACGACGACCGCACGCTGCTGTTCAGCACGGACACCACCGGCTTCCGCCAGTACAAGCTCTTCACCAAGGATCTGGCCACGGGCCGCGTCAGCGCTCCCCTGGCGGAGCGGGTGACGTCCTGCACCTGGGCCGCGGACAGCCGCCACATCTTCTTCGTGACCGAAGACGACGTCACCAAGCGATCGGATCGCCTGTGGCGCCTCGACCTCCAGGCGGGGAAGCCGGAACTGGTGTTCCAGGAGAAGGACGAGCTCTACCGCATCGGCGTGGGCCGCACCAAGGACCGTAAGTATCTCGTGGTGGAAAGCCAGTCCACCGATACCTGGGAGACGCGCTATCTGCTGGCCTCCCAGCCCAAGGACGCCTTCCGCGTTCTGCTGCCCCGGGAGAAGGGCCACAAGTACGACCTCGAGCACCGCGAGGGCACTTTCTACATCCGCACCAACAGGGACGCCAAGAACTTCCGGCTGGTCACGGCTCCCGCGGCCACGCCCGATCCCAAGCACTGGAAGACCTTCGTCGCCCACCGCCCCGACGTGCTCATCGAAGGCATCGAGACCTTCCGCGATTTCGTGGTGGTGGCCGAGAAGAGCCAGGCTCTCTCGCGCTTCCGGATCCAGGATGCGAAGACGGGCGGCTGGCGGGACGTGACCTTCCCCGAAAGCGTGTATTCCGCCTTCCCCGCGGGGACGCCGGAATATACGTCCACGACCTTCCGGTTCACCTACCAGTCGATGGTCACGCCCTCCAGCGTCTACGACTGCGACCTGGCCACCGGCAAGCAGACCTTGCTGAAGCAGACGGAAGTCCTCGGCGGCTACGACAAGTCCCAGTACGTGACGGAGCGCCTGTGGGCGCCTGCGCGGGACGGCGTCAAGGTGCCCCTGTCCGTGGTCTACCGGAAGGGCGTCAAGCGCGACGGCAGCGCCCCCGTGTATCTCTACGCCTACGGCTCCTACGGCCTCGGCATGTCCCCCACCTTCAACATCCCGCGCCTCAGCCTGCTGGACCGGGGCGTGGTCTACGTCCTGGCGCACATCCGCGGGGGCAACGAACTGGGCGAGGGCTGGCACGACGACGGCATGCTGATGAAGAAGATGAACACGTTCACGGACTTCATCGATTCCGCCGAATTCCTGGTGAAGGAGAAGTGGACGGCCAAGGAGCGGCTCGTCATCGAGGGCGGGAGCGCCGGCGGGCTGCTGATGGGCGCCGTGACCAACCTGCGCCCGGACCTGTTCAAGGCTGTGCACAGCGCCGTGCCCTTCGTGGACGTGATGAACACCATGATGGACGCCAGCCTGCCCCTGACCGTGGGCGAGTACCTGGAGTGGGGGAATCCCAACGAGAAGGCGGCCTTCGACTACATGCGCGCCTACAGCCCCTACGACAACCTGGCGAAGAAGGCCTACCCGGCCATTCTCGTCACCACCAGTTTCAACGACAGCCAGGTGATGTACTGGGAGCCCGCCAAATACATCGCCAAGCTCCGCAGCCTCAAGACGGATTCCAATCCGCTGCTGTTGAAGATCAAGATGGATCCCGCCGGCCACGGCGGCGCCTCGGGCCGCTACGACGCCCTGAAGGACCGCGCTTTCGAGCTCGCCTGGATGCTGGCCCAGGTGGGCATTTCCAAGTAG
- a CDS encoding sodium-translocating pyrophosphatase: MTKRLLGALASTRVSKGALALGALLTGPAAFAGEAELKIPALKGVFLGMTGHSLLTIGLFVCFLGIAFGLVQYSQIRNLPVHKSMAEISELIYETCKTYLVTQIKFISLLWAFIAVIIVAYFRFLAHTPMGWGQVIVILLFSIVGILGSVAVAWFGIRINTFANSRTAFASLGGKPFPTMEIPLKAGMSIGMLLISVELVLMLAILLFIPGDAAGPCFIGFAIGESLGAAALRIAGGIFTKIADIGSDLMKIVFKIKEDDARNPGVIADCVGDNAGDSVGPTADGFETYGVTGVALITFILLAVKEPSIQVSLLVWIFVMRVGMIVTSAGSYWLNGLWAKAKYGAASKFDFEVPLTTLVWLTSIVSIVMTYVLSWVLIGNLPDHLWCKLSTIITCGTLAGALIPELVKAFTSTNSGHVREVVTASKEGGASLNIISGIVAGYFSAYWMGLTIVALMGGAYYVSTFGLAGFMDAPAIFAFGLVAFGFLGMGPVTIAVDSYGPVTDNAQSVYELSTIETIPGIEQEIQKDFGFKPDFEEAKMFLEENDGAGNTFKATAKPVLIGTAVVGATTLIFSIIQVLNGKFGVENVFRGLSIINPLFLLGLVTGGAVIFWFSGAACQAVATGAYRAVEFIKQNIKLDSGATKASVEDSKKVVEICTQYAQKGMFNIFLAVFFSTLAFACVNHYFFIGYLISIAVFGLYQAIFMANAGGAWDNAKKLVETELKAKGTPLHDACVVGDTVGDPFKDTSSVAMNPVIKFTTLFGLLAVELAIELNPMTAHIAALVFFVISTVFVWRSFYGMRIPVMGQK, from the coding sequence ATGACGAAACGCCTTCTCGGCGCCCTGGCGTCCACCCGCGTCTCCAAGGGCGCTCTCGCCCTCGGCGCCTTGCTCACGGGTCCGGCGGCCTTCGCGGGCGAAGCGGAGCTGAAGATCCCGGCCCTCAAGGGCGTGTTCCTGGGCATGACGGGCCACAGCCTCCTGACCATCGGGCTCTTCGTCTGCTTCCTGGGGATCGCCTTCGGCCTGGTGCAGTACTCCCAGATCCGGAACCTCCCGGTCCACAAGTCCATGGCCGAGATCTCCGAGCTGATCTACGAGACCTGCAAGACCTACCTCGTGACGCAGATCAAGTTCATCTCCCTGCTGTGGGCCTTCATCGCGGTGATCATCGTCGCCTACTTCCGGTTCCTGGCGCATACGCCCATGGGCTGGGGACAGGTGATCGTGATCCTGCTGTTCTCGATCGTCGGCATCCTCGGCTCCGTCGCCGTGGCGTGGTTCGGCATCCGCATCAATACCTTCGCGAATTCCCGCACCGCCTTCGCCAGCCTGGGCGGAAAGCCCTTCCCCACCATGGAGATCCCCCTCAAGGCGGGCATGTCCATCGGGATGCTGCTGATCTCGGTCGAGTTGGTGCTGATGCTCGCCATCCTCCTGTTCATTCCCGGTGACGCGGCCGGCCCGTGCTTCATCGGCTTCGCCATCGGCGAGTCCCTCGGCGCCGCCGCCCTCCGCATCGCCGGCGGCATCTTCACCAAGATCGCCGACATCGGTTCCGACCTGATGAAGATCGTCTTCAAGATCAAGGAAGACGACGCCCGCAATCCCGGCGTCATCGCCGACTGCGTGGGCGACAACGCGGGCGATTCCGTGGGCCCCACGGCCGACGGTTTCGAGACCTACGGCGTCACCGGCGTCGCGCTCATCACCTTCATCCTGCTCGCCGTCAAGGAGCCCTCCATCCAGGTGTCCCTGCTGGTGTGGATCTTCGTGATGCGCGTGGGCATGATCGTGACCTCCGCCGGCTCCTACTGGCTGAACGGCCTGTGGGCGAAGGCCAAGTACGGCGCCGCCTCCAAGTTCGATTTCGAGGTGCCCCTCACCACCCTGGTGTGGCTGACCTCCATCGTCTCCATCGTGATGACCTACGTCCTGTCCTGGGTGCTGATCGGCAACCTGCCCGACCACCTGTGGTGCAAGCTCTCCACGATCATCACCTGCGGCACCCTCGCCGGCGCCCTGATCCCCGAGCTGGTGAAGGCCTTCACGTCCACCAACTCCGGTCACGTCCGCGAGGTGGTGACGGCCTCCAAGGAAGGCGGAGCCTCCCTCAACATCATCTCGGGCATCGTCGCGGGCTATTTCTCCGCCTACTGGATGGGCCTGACCATCGTGGCCCTGATGGGCGGCGCCTACTACGTCTCCACGTTCGGCCTGGCGGGCTTCATGGATGCCCCGGCGATCTTCGCTTTCGGCCTGGTGGCCTTCGGCTTCCTGGGCATGGGCCCCGTGACCATCGCGGTGGACTCCTACGGCCCCGTGACCGACAACGCCCAGTCCGTCTATGAGCTCTCCACCATCGAGACCATTCCCGGCATCGAGCAGGAGATCCAGAAGGACTTCGGCTTCAAGCCCGACTTCGAGGAAGCCAAGATGTTCCTCGAGGAGAACGACGGCGCCGGCAACACCTTCAAGGCCACGGCCAAGCCCGTGCTGATCGGCACCGCGGTCGTGGGCGCCACCACCCTGATCTTCTCGATCATCCAGGTGCTCAACGGCAAGTTCGGCGTGGAGAATGTCTTCCGCGGCCTCTCCATCATCAACCCGCTCTTCCTGCTGGGCCTGGTGACCGGCGGCGCGGTGATCTTCTGGTTCTCCGGCGCGGCCTGCCAGGCCGTGGCCACGGGCGCCTACCGCGCGGTGGAGTTCATCAAGCAGAACATCAAGCTGGATTCGGGCGCCACCAAGGCCTCCGTGGAGGACTCCAAGAAGGTCGTGGAGATCTGCACCCAGTACGCCCAGAAGGGCATGTTCAACATCTTCCTGGCGGTCTTCTTCTCCACGCTGGCCTTCGCCTGCGTGAACCACTACTTCTTCATCGGCTACCTGATCTCCATCGCCGTCTTCGGGCTCTACCAGGCCATCTTCATGGCCAACGCCGGCGGCGCCTGGGACAACGCCAAGAAGCTGGTGGAGACGGAGCTGAAGGCCAAGGGCACGCCCCTTCACGACGCGTGCGTCGTGGGCGACACCGTGGGCGATCCCTTCAAGGACACCTCTTCCGTGGCCATGAACCCGGTCATCAAGTTCACGACCCTGTTCGGCCTCCTCGCCGTCGAGCTCGCCATCGAGCTGAATCCCATGACCGCCCACATCGCGGCCCTGGTGTTCTTCGTGATCTCCACGGTCTTCGTGTGGCGTTCGTTCTACGGGATGCGCATTCCCGTGATGGGCCAGAAGTAG
- a CDS encoding succinate dehydrogenase cytochrome b subunit translates to MSVAEHSIAGAEARGRGFMASSVGRKVVMAVTGVILFGFATVHMLGNMQAYLGSEAFNEYAKFLHHMVHGAGIWIFRAVLLTAAILHLWAAASLTKANMAARPVGYRLQQTSASTWASRTMRWSGVILAVFIVYHLLHLTFGSVHPAFDPANPHQNFVKGFQVPAVAAFYIVAQLCLGLHMWHGVWSTTQSLGLVHPRYDALRRHIATGLTLVVVAGNISFPIAVLTGLIH, encoded by the coding sequence ATGTCCGTCGCTGAACACAGCATCGCGGGCGCCGAGGCGCGCGGCCGCGGCTTCATGGCTTCGTCCGTAGGCCGGAAGGTCGTCATGGCCGTCACCGGCGTCATCCTCTTCGGGTTCGCCACGGTCCACATGCTCGGCAACATGCAGGCCTACCTGGGATCGGAAGCCTTCAACGAGTACGCCAAGTTCCTCCACCACATGGTGCACGGCGCCGGCATCTGGATCTTCCGGGCCGTGCTGCTGACCGCCGCCATCCTCCACCTGTGGGCGGCCGCGAGCCTCACCAAGGCCAACATGGCGGCGCGGCCGGTGGGCTACCGCCTCCAGCAGACCTCGGCCTCCACCTGGGCGTCGCGCACCATGCGCTGGAGCGGCGTCATCCTGGCGGTGTTCATCGTCTACCACCTGCTGCACCTGACCTTCGGCAGCGTGCATCCCGCCTTCGATCCCGCCAATCCCCACCAGAACTTCGTGAAGGGTTTCCAGGTCCCCGCGGTCGCGGCCTTCTACATCGTGGCCCAGCTCTGCCTGGGCCTGCACATGTGGCATGGCGTGTGGAGCACCACCCAGTCCCTGGGCCTCGTGCATCCCCGCTACGACGCGCTGCGCCGCCACATCGCCACGGGCCTCACCCTCGTCGTCGTGGCCGGGAACATCTCTTTCCCCATCGCCGTCCTCACCGGCCTCATCCACTGA
- a CDS encoding fumarate reductase/succinate dehydrogenase flavoprotein subunit yields MELNSRIPDGPIDKKWDKHRFDLKLVNPANKRKYKVLVVGSGLAGGAAAASLAELGYEVECFCYQDSPRRAHSIAAQGGINAAKNYRNDGDSVYRLFYDTVKGGDFRAREANVHRLAQVSVDIIDQCVAQGVPFAREYGGLLDNRSFGGAQVSRTFYARGQTGQQLLLGAYQALQRQVGLGTVKMHDRHEMQELIVVDGVAKGIVTRDMVTGEIRSHVADAVCIATGGYGNTMYLATYAKGCNGTALWRAYKKGAAFANPCFTQIHPTCIPVTGDHQSKLTLMSESLRNDGRIWVPKRKEDCGKPASQIAEEDRDYYLERKYPSFGNLAPRDIASRAAKQVCDDGRGVGQTGLGVYLDFQDAINRLGAKKIEEKYGNLFEMYERITDDDPYKTPMRIFPATHYTMGGLWVDYNLMSTIPGLFVLGEANFSDHGANRLGASALMQGLADGYFVIPYTIGGYLAGIKPGSRIKADDPAVKAAEKVADDRVKQLFAIGGKETPTHFHRELGKVMWEFCGMARNEAGLKKALQLIPQIREEFWKNLRIPGSGGEVNQSLELAGRVADFLEIGELMCLDALERRESCGGHFREEWQTEDGEALRDDENFCHVAAWEYKGEGQAPVRHTEQLAFENVHLATRSYK; encoded by the coding sequence ATGGAACTCAATTCCCGAATCCCAGACGGCCCGATCGACAAGAAGTGGGACAAGCACCGCTTCGATCTGAAGCTCGTGAATCCGGCCAACAAGCGCAAGTACAAGGTCCTCGTGGTGGGCTCCGGCCTCGCGGGCGGGGCCGCCGCCGCCTCGCTGGCCGAGCTGGGCTACGAAGTGGAATGCTTCTGCTACCAGGACAGCCCGCGCCGCGCCCACTCCATCGCGGCCCAGGGCGGGATCAACGCCGCGAAGAACTACCGCAACGACGGCGACAGCGTCTACCGCCTGTTCTACGACACGGTGAAGGGCGGCGACTTCCGCGCCCGCGAGGCCAACGTCCACCGGCTGGCCCAGGTGAGCGTGGACATCATCGACCAGTGCGTGGCCCAGGGCGTGCCCTTCGCCCGCGAGTACGGCGGACTCCTCGACAACCGCTCCTTCGGCGGCGCCCAGGTGAGCCGCACGTTCTACGCCCGGGGCCAGACCGGCCAGCAGCTGCTGCTGGGCGCCTACCAGGCCCTTCAGCGCCAGGTCGGCCTCGGCACGGTGAAGATGCACGACCGCCACGAGATGCAGGAGCTGATCGTGGTGGACGGCGTGGCCAAGGGCATCGTCACCCGCGACATGGTGACGGGCGAGATCCGGTCCCACGTCGCCGACGCGGTCTGCATCGCCACCGGCGGCTACGGCAACACGATGTACCTCGCCACCTACGCGAAGGGCTGCAACGGGACGGCCCTCTGGCGCGCCTACAAGAAGGGCGCCGCCTTCGCCAATCCCTGCTTCACCCAGATCCACCCCACCTGCATCCCCGTCACGGGCGACCACCAGAGCAAGCTGACGCTCATGTCGGAGTCGCTCCGCAACGACGGCCGCATTTGGGTTCCGAAGCGGAAAGAGGACTGCGGGAAGCCCGCCTCCCAGATCGCCGAGGAGGACCGCGACTACTACCTGGAGCGGAAGTACCCCTCCTTCGGCAACCTGGCCCCCCGCGACATCGCCAGCCGCGCCGCCAAGCAGGTCTGCGACGACGGCCGCGGCGTCGGCCAGACGGGCCTGGGCGTCTACCTGGACTTCCAGGACGCCATCAACCGCCTGGGCGCCAAGAAGATCGAGGAGAAGTACGGCAACCTCTTCGAAATGTATGAGCGCATCACGGACGACGATCCCTACAAGACGCCCATGCGCATCTTCCCGGCCACGCACTACACCATGGGCGGGCTGTGGGTGGACTACAACCTGATGAGCACCATCCCCGGCCTGTTCGTGCTGGGCGAAGCCAACTTCTCCGACCACGGCGCCAACCGCCTGGGCGCTTCGGCGCTGATGCAGGGCCTGGCGGACGGCTACTTCGTGATCCCCTACACCATCGGCGGCTACCTCGCGGGCATCAAGCCCGGTTCCCGCATCAAGGCGGACGATCCCGCGGTCAAGGCTGCGGAGAAGGTCGCGGATGACCGGGTGAAGCAGCTCTTCGCCATCGGCGGGAAGGAGACCCCCACCCACTTCCACCGCGAACTGGGCAAGGTCATGTGGGAGTTCTGCGGCATGGCCCGCAACGAGGCCGGCCTCAAGAAGGCCCTCCAGCTCATTCCCCAGATCCGCGAGGAATTCTGGAAGAATCTGCGGATCCCCGGCAGCGGCGGCGAAGTGAACCAGTCCCTGGAACTGGCCGGCCGCGTGGCCGACTTCCTGGAGATCGGCGAACTGATGTGCCTCGACGCCCTGGAGCGCCGCGAGTCCTGCGGCGGCCACTTCCGCGAGGAATGGCAGACCGAGGACGGCGAGGCCCTCCGCGACGACGAGAACTTCTGCCACGTCGCCGCCTGGGAATACAAGGGTGAAGGCCAGGCTCCGGTGCGCCACACCGAGCAGCTCGCCTTCGAGAACGTCCACCTGGCGACCCGCAGCTACAAGTGA
- a CDS encoding succinate dehydrogenase/fumarate reductase iron-sulfur subunit: MSKHLNLTLHVWRQKNAKCDGKFIEYPAADISPDMSFLEMLDVVNEGLIRKGEEPITFDHDCREGICGTCGMVVNGRPHGPKERTTTCQLHMRSFKDGDSITIEPWRAEAFPVLKDLMVDRGAFDRIIAAGGFISAPTGTPQDANALPIPKENADLAMDAAACIGCAACVAACPNASAMLFVSAKISQLALLPQGQPERYIRVRDMVAQMDAEEFGTCTNHGECEAACPKGIKMENIARMNRDFIKASLTYRPATAGGGGVG, from the coding sequence ATGTCCAAGCACCTCAATCTCACCCTCCACGTGTGGCGCCAGAAGAACGCCAAGTGCGACGGCAAGTTCATCGAGTACCCCGCCGCCGACATCAGCCCCGACATGTCCTTCCTGGAAATGCTGGACGTCGTGAACGAAGGCCTCATCCGCAAGGGCGAGGAGCCCATCACCTTCGACCACGACTGCCGCGAAGGCATCTGCGGCACCTGCGGGATGGTCGTCAACGGCCGCCCCCACGGGCCCAAGGAGCGCACCACCACCTGCCAGCTGCACATGCGCAGCTTCAAGGACGGCGACAGCATCACCATCGAGCCCTGGCGCGCCGAGGCCTTCCCCGTGCTCAAGGACCTGATGGTGGACCGCGGCGCTTTCGACCGGATCATCGCCGCGGGCGGGTTCATCAGCGCCCCCACGGGGACGCCGCAGGATGCCAACGCCCTGCCCATCCCCAAGGAGAACGCCGACCTCGCCATGGATGCCGCCGCCTGCATCGGATGCGCCGCCTGCGTGGCCGCCTGCCCCAACGCCAGCGCCATGCTGTTCGTCTCCGCGAAGATCAGCCAGCTGGCGCTGCTGCCCCAGGGCCAGCCCGAACGCTACATCCGCGTCCGCGACATGGTCGCCCAGATGGACGCCGAGGAGTTCGGCACCTGCACCAACCACGGCGAGTGCGAAGCCGCCTGCCCCAAGGGCATCAAGATGGAGAACATCGCGCGCATGAACCGCGACTTCATCAAGGCCAGCCTCACCTACCGTCCCGCGACTGCGGGTGGCGGGGGCGTGGGCTAG
- a CDS encoding LysR family transcriptional regulator, translating into MQTFVRIVEAGSLSAAAAQMGTTQPTISRRLQALECSLGLRLLQRSTHAMRLTVDGERCFERAKDLLARWDSFEAELRGTDDQPEGILRVVVPHAFGQELLVRLLADFLRGHPRVTVEWLLHDDIQDFIAAGVDCAIQVGEVRDPALVTIKVAEVPRIAVAAPSLLKAGTAPERAEELALLPWLALRPYYRNEVALTHAVTGQTARIPIHPVVSTDSLYALRSAAVMGLGACVASAWMLAEDLENGRLIHLAPSWQAPALPVHLVYPYARYYPARLRRFVEAMREAIPGAIGDGKP; encoded by the coding sequence ATGCAGACCTTCGTCCGGATCGTGGAGGCCGGCAGCTTGTCGGCGGCGGCGGCCCAGATGGGGACCACCCAGCCGACGATCAGCCGCCGCCTACAGGCGCTGGAGTGCTCGTTGGGACTGCGGTTGCTCCAGCGGTCCACGCACGCCATGCGGCTCACGGTGGACGGGGAGCGGTGCTTCGAGCGCGCCAAGGACCTGCTGGCCCGGTGGGATTCCTTCGAGGCGGAGCTTCGGGGAACCGACGATCAGCCCGAAGGGATCCTGCGGGTGGTGGTGCCCCACGCCTTCGGCCAGGAGCTGCTCGTCCGATTGCTGGCCGATTTCCTCCGCGGGCATCCCCGGGTGACGGTCGAGTGGCTGCTGCACGACGACATCCAGGATTTCATCGCGGCGGGGGTCGATTGTGCCATCCAGGTCGGGGAAGTGCGCGACCCGGCGCTGGTGACGATCAAGGTGGCCGAAGTGCCCCGCATCGCGGTCGCCGCGCCTTCGCTGCTGAAGGCGGGAACCGCCCCCGAGCGCGCCGAAGAGCTGGCCCTACTCCCCTGGCTGGCCCTGCGCCCCTACTACCGCAACGAAGTGGCCCTCACGCATGCCGTCACGGGCCAGACCGCGCGGATCCCCATCCATCCGGTGGTGAGCACCGACAGCCTCTATGCCCTGCGCAGCGCCGCCGTGATGGGGCTGGGGGCGTGCGTCGCTTCGGCTTGGATGCTGGCGGAGGATCTCGAAAACGGGCGGTTGATCCACCTCGCGCCGAGCTGGCAGGCGCCCGCGCTGCCGGTCCACCTCGTCTATCCCTACGCCCGCTATTACCCCGCGAGGCTGCGCCGCTTCGTGGAGGCCATGCGGGAGGCCATTCCGGGCGCGATCGGGGACGGAAAGCCGTGA
- a CDS encoding MFS transporter has protein sequence MTSILKQHDKPSEALRSSLILLLAAGAGLAVASLYYNQPMLGVLGADLHASTRSIGLVPTLTQLGYALGILLLAPLGDRYDRRRIILVKSAFLAAALLTAALAPSIGIMLAASLAIGLSATLAQDIVPATATLAPEAQRGKTVGTVMTGLLLGILLSRVVSGFVAERFGWRSMFLAAAASIGLLGVAQWRGLPSLKPTTDLPYGALLRSLTGLWRRHRTLRSAALAQGFLSIGFSAFWSTLAVMLHGAPFHLGSSVAGAFGLAGAAGALGAPLAGHIADRQGPERVTRLGAALVALSFAAMGLMPLLTPHARLWLLAASAIGFDLGVQATLIAHQTIIYSLDPGARSRLNAVLFVGMFIGMAMGSALGSLLFAQWGWGAVTGLATGTALVALLIRIGSAKRP, from the coding sequence ATGACTTCCATTCTCAAACAACATGATAAGCCTTCAGAGGCTCTCCGCTCCTCGCTCATCCTCCTCCTCGCCGCCGGTGCCGGGTTAGCCGTCGCCTCCCTCTACTACAACCAGCCCATGCTGGGCGTCCTCGGCGCCGATCTGCACGCCTCGACCCGCAGCATCGGCCTGGTTCCCACTCTTACCCAGCTGGGCTACGCCCTGGGCATCCTGCTGCTGGCGCCGCTCGGGGATCGCTACGATCGGCGCCGCATCATCCTGGTGAAGTCGGCCTTCCTCGCGGCCGCGCTGCTGACGGCGGCTCTGGCGCCGTCCATCGGGATCATGCTCGCGGCGAGCCTCGCGATCGGACTGTCCGCCACCCTGGCGCAGGACATCGTGCCGGCCACCGCGACCCTGGCCCCCGAGGCTCAGCGGGGCAAGACGGTCGGCACGGTGATGACGGGGCTACTCCTCGGCATCCTCCTGTCGCGGGTCGTCAGCGGCTTCGTGGCCGAGCGGTTCGGCTGGCGGAGCATGTTCCTCGCGGCCGCCGCCAGCATCGGCCTCCTCGGCGTCGCCCAGTGGCGCGGCCTTCCGAGCCTGAAGCCCACCACCGACCTGCCCTACGGCGCGCTGCTCCGCTCCCTCACCGGCCTGTGGCGCCGCCACCGCACGCTGCGGAGCGCGGCTCTGGCGCAGGGATTCCTATCCATCGGGTTCAGCGCGTTCTGGTCCACCCTGGCCGTGATGCTCCACGGGGCGCCCTTCCACCTCGGCAGTTCCGTGGCCGGAGCCTTCGGGTTGGCGGGCGCGGCCGGCGCCCTGGGAGCCCCCTTGGCCGGCCACATCGCCGACCGCCAGGGCCCGGAGCGGGTCACCCGATTGGGCGCCGCCCTGGTCGCGCTCTCCTTCGCCGCCATGGGCCTGATGCCCCTGCTGACACCCCACGCCCGGCTGTGGCTCCTCGCCGCCAGCGCCATCGGGTTCGACCTCGGCGTCCAGGCCACCCTGATCGCGCACCAGACCATCATCTACAGCCTCGACCCCGGCGCCCGCAGCCGCCTGAACGCGGTCCTGTTCGTCGGGATGTTCATCGGCATGGCCATGGGATCAGCCCTCGGCAGCCTGCTGTTCGCCCAGTGGGGCTGGGGGGCGGTGACGGGATTGGCCACGGGCACGGCGCTGGTGGCGCTTCTCATCCGGATCGGCTCCGCGAAGAGACCGTGA